The Solanum lycopersicum chromosome 9, SLM_r2.1 genome window below encodes:
- the ABCI8 gene encoding ABC transporter I family member 8 codes for MAGESSSIQVNGMQFSYDFQSPIYFDFNLNVAPRSRCLLLGANGSGKTTLLKILAGKHMVGGKDVVRVLNLSAFHDTHLVCSGDLAYLGESWSKNVGAVGDIPLQGDFSAEHMIFGVEGVDPVRREKLIELLDIDLQWRMHKVSDGQRRRVQICMGLLHPYKVLLMDEVTVDLDVVARMDLLDFFKEECEQRGATIVYATHIFDGLETWATDLVYIQEGVLKRTEKLPELPELKSSPNLLSVVENWLRSETPIEKKKPAPAPAKAQKSSPFGSSPFQSSRHMSHYR; via the exons ATGGCAGGAGAATCAAGCAGTATTCAAGTCAATGGAATGCAATTTTCATATGATTTTCAAAGTCCCATATATTTCGATTTCAATCTCAATGTTGCTCCCAGATCTCGATGTCTTCTTCTCGGTGCAAATGGATCAG GGAAAACGACCCTTTTGAAGATATTGGCGGGAAAACATATGGTCGGTGGAAAAGATGTAGTCAGGGTGCTGAATTTATCGGCTTTTCATGATACTCACCTTGTTTGTAGTGGTGATCTCGCTTACCTTGGAGAGTCTTGGAGCAAAAATGTTGGTGCTGTT GGAGATATTCCACTTCAGGGAGATTTTTCAGCTGAACATATGATATTTGGAG TTGAAGGAGTGGATCCAGTTCGGCGAGAAAAGTTGATTGAGCTGCTGGATATTGATCTGCAGTGGCGTATGCACAAGGTATCTGATGGTCAGAGGCGTAGAGTCCAAATCTGCATGGGTCTCCTTCACCCCTACAAG GTTCTTTTAATGGATGAGGTCACCGTTGACTTAGATGTTGTTGCGAGGATGGATTTATTGGATTTCTTTAAGGAAGAATGTGAACAG AGAGGAGCTACAATTGTCTATGCAACACATATATTTGATGGACTGGAGACATGGGCGACTGATCTTGTTTACATCCAAGAAGGAGTTCTGAAGAGGACTGAGAAATTACCCGAGCTTCCTGAGTTGAAGTCCTCCCCTAATTTGCTTTCAGTAGTTGAGAACTGGTTGCGTTCTGAGACCCCGATTGAGAAAAAGAAACCGGCTCCCGCTCCAGCAAAAGCTCAAAAGTCCTCTCCTTTTGGCTCTTCTCCATTTCAGTCATCCAGACATATGTCACATTATCGCTGA
- the LOC101252814 gene encoding protein CHROMATIN REMODELING 8 — protein sequence MEEEEEDKILLSSLGVTSANPEDIERDVLDQATRHVGEGNEATGIAEEEIEERKEEKEEGHDKKLDLFNKLRAVEVEIDAIKDGFEHLERFRRNEEEFSDTDDCSEATHTENEQRTIQAPLDDSNLQHALADDRLRSLLETKAQLREELSIFANDTSSDALIRALVKDQPKSKRKVKEVQKSSNKKSKRRKTALLVDDDDFDAVLAAASSGFVETERDALVRKGILTPFHKLKGFERRIDGAESSGRQSAAADTNSKDDDLASTSIAKAVQSISQAAQARPSTKLLDSASLPKLDAPAHPFQRLRKPLKIPQWLEITTEKNGEFTRKKKRPLPSKKWRKLASREQRQEEGSDVNTSSHEDNTEDTEDVESSFVALEGGFRIPETIFNKLFDYQKVGVQWLWELHCQRAGGIIGDEMGLGKTIQVLSFLGSLHFSEMYKPSIIICPVTLLRQWKREAKTWCPSFHVEILHDSAHDLSSKKKQSDSESDYESEDLLDSETEGKKSSRTSKKWDPVIARVVRSNSGLLITTYEQLRLLGEKLLDIEWGYAVLDEGHRIRNPNAEVTLVCKQLQTVHRIIMTGAPIQNKLSELWSLFDFVFPGKLGVLPVFEAEFAVPISVGGYANATPLQVSTAYRCAVVLRDLIMPYLLRRMKADVNANLPKKAEHVLFCSLTKEQRSVYRAFLASSEVEQIFDGSRNSLSGIDVMRKICNHPDLLEREHSSTDPDYGNPERSGKMKVVAEVLKVWKEQGHRVLLFSQTQQMLDILERFLVTCEYNYRRMDGVTPVKQRMVLIDEFNNTDDIFIFILTTKVGGLGTNLTGANRVIIFDPDWNPSTDMQARERAWRIGQKKDVTVYRLITRGTIEEKVYHRQIYKHFLTNKILKNPQQRRFFKARDMKDLFTLNDDGNGGSTETSSIFSQVSVDVNIVGAPDSQERLSFQAPVAKDDNSKIGEADNSDPKGKAGDDNNNGELDEETSILRGLFDAHGIHSAMNHDAIMNAHDEEKLKLEEQASQVAQRAAEALRQSRMLRSREGVAVPTWTGKSGAAGGPSSAKKKFGSTVNPQLTSKSSEESLNGYDAIRGNAFPAGASAGKALSSAELLAKIRGNQEKAVSDGLVHQFGTPASTSNSRAGSVSNGNRSASSSSVVQPEVLVRQICTFIQQRGGKTTSASIVDYFRDRIPSKDLPLFKNLLKEIAILEKNPSGSFWVLKPEYQDQ from the exons ATggaagaagaggaggaagatAAGATTTTACTCAGTAGTTTGGGTGTGACTTCTGCGAATCCTGAAGATATTGAACGCGACGTATTGGACCAG GCAACAAGGCACGTTGGGGAGGGTAATGAAGCTACAGGGATTGCTGAAGAAGAGATagaggaaagaaaagaagaaaaggaagaaggaCATGATAAGAAATTAGATTTGTTTAATAAATTGAGAGCAGTAGAAGTAGAGATAGATGCAATTAAAGATGGCTTTGAACATTTGGAACGCTTTAGAAGAAATGAGGAGGAATTCTCTGATACTGATGATTGCAGCGAGGCAACACATACAGAGAATGAGCAAAGGACAATTCAGGCACCTCTGGATGATTCAAACCTTCAACATGCTTTAGCTGATGATCGTCTAAGAAGTCTTCTTGAAACAAAGGCTCAACTCAGGGAAGAACTTTCAATTTTTGCTAATGATACTTCATCTGATGCATTGATAAGAGCTCTTGTTAAGGATCAACCTAAATCTAAAAGAAAGGTGAAAGAAGTTCAGAAATCAAGCAACAAGAAGAGCAAACGGAGGAAGACAGCATTGCtggttgatgatgatgattttgatgCAGTGTTAGCTGCAGCATCTTCTGGATTTGTTGAAACA GAAAGAGATGCACTGGTAAGAAAAGGAATATTAACTCCCTTCCACAAGCTCAAAGGCTTCGAACGTCGGATCGATGGTGCAGAGTCTTCTGGTAGACAAAGTGCTGCAGCTGATACAAACAGTAAGGACGACGACCTTGCTTCCACCAGTATAGCCAAGGCTGTCCAGTCAATCTCACAGGCAGCTCAAGCTCGTCCGAGCACCAAGTTGCTTGATTCTGCATCATTACCAAAACTTGATGCACCAGCACACCCATTTCAAAGACTAAGAAAACCTCTAAAAATCCCTCAATGGTTAGAGATAACTACAGAGAAGAATGGAGAATTTACTAGAAAGAAGAAAAGGCCGTTGCCTAGCAAGAAGTGGAGGAAGTTGGCATCTCGCGAGCAAAGGCAGGAAGAAGGATCAG ATGTCAATACCTCCAGTCATGAGGACAACACAGAGGATACTGAAGATGTAGAATCTTCTTTCGTTGCACTTGAAGGTGGATTCAGAATCCCAGAAACTATCTTTAACAAACTTTTTGACTATCAGAAGGTTGGTGTACAGTGGTTGTGGGAACTTCACTGTCAAAGAGCTGGTGGGATAATTGGAGATGAGATGGGTCTTGGTAAAACCATACAGGTTTTGTCTTTCCTTGGATCACTGCATTTTAGCGAAATGTATAAGCCAAGCATTATCATTTGTCCAGTCACACTTTTGCGGCAATGGAAGAGGGAAGCTAAAACATGGTGTCCCAGCTTCCACGTGGAGATATTACATGATTCAGCCCATGATTTATCAAGTAAAAAGAAGCAATCGGATTCTGAAAGTGACTATGAAAGTGAAGATCTGCTCGATAGTGAGACTGAAGGAAAAAAATCTTCCAGGACTTCCAAAAAATGGGATCCCGTTATTGCCCGTGTTGTAAGATCAAATTCTGGGCTATTGATCACCACTTATGAACAACTCCGTCTATTGGGAGAAAAATTACTTGATATCGAATGGGGTTATGCAGTGTTAGATGAAGGACATAGAATTCGGAACCCAAATGCTGAAGTTACTCTTGTATGCAAGCAGCTCCAGACTGTTCACCGTATCATAATGACAGGGGCTCCAATTCAAAACAAGTTGAGTGAACTGTGGTCATTGTTTGATTTCGTTTTTCCTGGAAAGTTAGGCGTTCTACCTGTGTTTGAGGCTGAATTTGCTGTTCCCATATCTGTTGGAGGTTATGCTAATGCAACACCGTTGCAAGTGTCCACAGCTTACAG ATGTGCTGTGGTGTTGCGGGATTTAATCATGCCTTACCTCCTCCGGAGGATGAAAGCTGATGTTAATGCTAATCTCCCTAAGAAAGCTGAGCATGTCCTCTTCTGTAGCCTCACTAAAGAGCAGCGATCTGTTTACCGAGCTTTTCTTGCTAGCTCTGAGGTTGAACAGATCTTTGATGGGAGCAGGAACTCACTGTCTGGAATTGATGTAATGCGTAAAATTTGCAACCATCCCGATCTTCTTGAAAGAGAACACTCCAGTACAGATCCAGATTACGGGAACCCTGAACGCAGTGGAAAAATGAAAGTTGTTGCAGAAGTGCTTAAGGTATGGAAGGAACAGGGGCACCGTGTTCTCCTTTTTTCTCAAACTCAACAGATGCTTGATATTCTTGAGAGATTTCTGGTTACTTGTGAGTACAATTATAGACGAATGGATGGTGTCACTCCTGTAAAGCAGAGGATGGTTTTGATAGATGAATTTAACAATACAGAtgatatttttatcttcatcTTGACAACAAAAGTTGGTGGTCTGGGGACAAACTTGACCGGGGCTAATAGAGTTATCATTTTTGACCCAGACTGGAATCCATCAACTGATATGCAG GCCAGGGAGCGTGCTTGGCGTATTGGTCAGAAAAAAGATGTTACTGTGTATAGATTGATTACCCGAGGAACCATTGAGGAGAAGGTGTATCATCGACAGATTTATAAGCACTTTCTTACCAACAAGATATTGAAAAACCCACAGCAAAGAAGATTTTTCAAAGCAAGAGATATGAAGGATCTCTTTACATTAAATGATGATGGAAATGGGGGGTCTACAGAAACATCTAGTATTTTCAGCCAGGTATCTGTAGATGTGAACATTGTTGGGGCTCCAGATAGTCAAGAGAGACTATCTTTTCAAGCACCGGTGGCAAAGGATGATAATTCCAAGATTGGAGAGGCAGACAACTCAGATCCCAAGGGAAAAGCgggagatgataacaataatggGGAATTAGATGAAGAAACAAGTATACTGCGGGGTCTTTTTGATGCTCATGGGATCCAT AGTGCGATGAACCATGATGCTATCATGAATGCTCATGATGAAGAAAAGTTGAAGCTAGAAGAGCAGGCATCCCAAGTAGCTCAGAGAGCTGCAGAAGCACTGCGTCAATCAAGAATGCTTCGAAGCCGAGAAGGTGTAGCAGTGCCAACCTGGACTGGCAAATCAGGAGCTGCTGGAGGGCCATCGTCTGCTAAAAAGAAATTTGGTTCTACAGTTAATCCTCAACTAACCAGTAAATCATCTGAAGAATCCTTGAATGGCTATGATGCTATTAGGGGAAATGCTTTTCCTGCAGGGGCATCTGCTGGAAAAGCATTGTCTTCAGCCGAGTTATTGGCTAAGATAAGGGGGAACCAAGAGAAAGCTGTTAGTGATGGACTTGTACATCAGTTTGGTACGCCAGCTTCAACCTCCAACAGCAGAGCAGGATCTGTAAGTAATGGGAACCGGAGTGCATCTTCTAGCTCTGTGGTTCAGCCCGAAGTGTTGGTTCGCCAGATTTGTACATTTATACAACAGAGAGGTGGAAAAACCACTTCAGCCAGTATCGTAGATTATTTCAGGGACAGGATACCATCAAAGGACCTGCCCCTTTTCAAGAATCTATTGAAGGAAATAGCGATTCTTGAGAAAAACCCCAGTGGGTCTTTCTGGGTTCTAAAGCCTGAATATCAGGATCAGTAA
- the LOC101253934 gene encoding uncharacterized protein At1g03900 → MSFEEDEESFEHTLLVVREVSVFKIPPRPTSGGYKCGEWLQSDKIWTGRLRVVSCKERCEIRLEDPNSAELFAACFVPPGQRESSVESVLDSSRYFVLKIEDGRGKHAFIGLGFNERNEAFDFNVALSDHEKYVKREHEKEVGDGEAGDDNHIDIHPAVNHRLKEGETIRINVKNKPSSGTGMLSAVGLAAGTTGAVKRTPALAPPPSGGNKIRSPLPPPPNDPVTSRKTSTTPSIDFKGSKENARHSTDPLSNLSQIERSLPSATGSGSSKTKTTAAGWAAF, encoded by the exons ATGTCGTTCGAGGAGGATGAAGAATCGTTTGAGCACACGCTCCTTGTGGTGCGTGAGGTGTCTGTTTTCAAAATCCCGCCGCGTCCGACGAGCGGTGGTTACAAGTGTGGTGAATGGCTACAATCCGATAAGATCTGGACGGGTCGGCTCCGGGTTGTATCCTGTAAGGAACGTTGTGAGATCCGACTGGAGGATCCGAACTCAGCTGAGCTGTTCGCGGCGTGTTTTGTGCCGCCGGGACAGAGAGAGAGCTCGGTGGAATCGGTGTTGGATTCGTCGAGGTACTTCGTGTTGAAGATCGAGGATGGGAGAGGGAAACATGCGTTCATTGGACTAGGGTTTAACGAAAGGAATGAAGCATTTGATTTCAATGTGGCGTTATCTGATCATGAGAAGTATGTCAAGAGAGAGCATGAGAAGGAAGTTGGAGATGGTGAAGCTGGTGATGATAATCACATTGATATTCATCCTGCTGTCAATCACCGATTGAAG GAAGGTGAAACAATCCGGATAAATGTGAAGAACAAACCATCTAGTGGGACAGGCATGCTTTCGGCTGTGGGATTGGCGGCTGGAACAACAGGAGCTGTGAAAAGAACGCCAGCCCTTGCGCCTCCACCTAGTGGAGGTAATAAGATCAGGTCTCCTCTTCCACCCCCTCCAAATGATCCAGTTACGTCTCGAAAGACTTCTACTACTCCCAGTATTGATTTCAAGGGGTCAAAGGAAAATGCTAGGCATTCCACTGATCCACTTTCAAATCTCTCTCAAATTGAG AGAAGCCTTCCTTCTGCCACTGGATCTGGATCAAGTAAAACTAAAACCACAGCAGCTGGATGGGCAgcgttttga
- the LOC101254236 gene encoding H/ACA ribonucleoprotein complex subunit 3-like protein produces the protein MYLQFYINENGDKVYTTKKESPLGLATQSAHPARFSPDDKFSRQRVLLKKRFGLLPTQKPAQKY, from the exons ATGTATCTCCAGTTTTACATCAATGAGAATGGTGACAAAGTTTACACCACTAAG AAAGAATCGCCACTGGGTTTGGCCACACAATCTGCTCACCCAG CCCGCTTTTCGCCTGATGATAAATTTTCAAGGCAAAGAGTGCTTCTGAAGAAGCGTTTTGGTTTGCTTCCTACCCAAAAACCAGCTCAAAAGTACTAG